Genomic window (Thomasclavelia spiroformis DSM 1552):
ATGCGCGATAATAGTAAAATTTGGCAATTATGTCTTGATACTCTCGAAAAACAAACTCTTCCAGAGGAACGTAAGATTGATAAAGTAATCATGGAATCGGTTTTTAGAAATGCACAAATTGCGTCTATTAATAATAATAAAGTTACTATTACTACACCTTTTTCATTTAATGTCGAAACAATAAAAAATAATCTTAGCGATATCGAAGATATTCTTTCAGGTATGCTTGCATCACAAGTTACTGTTGAAATATTAGGTGAGGATGAGTTTAATAAATCTATTATTCAAGCAAAAAAAGAAGTTTTTAAAGATAACCTTAATAAAAGTTTAACATTTGAAAACTTTGTTGTTGGGGGTTCTAACAGAATGGCACAAAATGCGGCCTTACTTGTTTCAACTAATCCTGGTTCTAATTTCAATCCCTTATTTATTTATAGTAATCCTGGACTTGGTAAAACACATTTATTAAATGCAATTGGAAATTATGCGAAAGAAATTAATCCCAATCTCAATATTCGATATATTACCAGTAAAGATTTTGTCGATGAAGTAATTGGTGCTATGAAGGGAAAAGATGGTGATGAAATCTATGAAAAATATAAACAATTAGATATTTTATTAATTGATGATATTCAATTTTTATTTAATAAAGAAAAAAGTAGTGAAATATTTTTCCATATTTTTAATGAATTAATCAATAATAATAAACAAATTGTTATTACAAGTGATAAAATGCCAGAAGATCTCCAAGGGATTGAATCACGATTGATCAGTAGATTCAATTCTGGATTAAGTTTTGGAATTGATCCCCCAGAATTTGAAACTGCAAGGGCTATTTTAGAGAAAAAAATAGAAAATCTTGATAATCCTTCTTTAATTATTCAAGAAGATGTTATTGATTTTATGGCTAGTCATTATTGTCGAGATATTAGAAGTCTCGAAGGTGCTTTAAAACGATTATTTTTTTGTAGTATTATGAATTGTACTAATAATATAGATATGGCTTTTGCCTTAGAATCTTTTAAAGATGATAAAAAAGTAACTACTCCAAAAACTGCTCTTACTAAAGAAATTATTTTAAAAACAACTGCAGAATTTTATTATCTTACTATTGATCAATTAATTTCTAAAAATAAAACTAGAAAATTAACTACTCCAAGAGAGATGTGTATGTATTTAATGCGTGAATTACTAGATATTACTTTTTCTGAAATCGGTATGACATTTAGTAATCGCGATCATTCTACGGTTATGAAAGCTTGTGCTAGAGTAGAGGCAAAAATCGCTAAAGATTCAGATTATAAACTTGCTATTAATAAACTAAAAGAA
Coding sequences:
- the dnaA gene encoding chromosomal replication initiator protein DnaA encodes the protein MRDNSKIWQLCLDTLEKQTLPEERKIDKVIMESVFRNAQIASINNNKVTITTPFSFNVETIKNNLSDIEDILSGMLASQVTVEILGEDEFNKSIIQAKKEVFKDNLNKSLTFENFVVGGSNRMAQNAALLVSTNPGSNFNPLFIYSNPGLGKTHLLNAIGNYAKEINPNLNIRYITSKDFVDEVIGAMKGKDGDEIYEKYKQLDILLIDDIQFLFNKEKSSEIFFHIFNELINNNKQIVITSDKMPEDLQGIESRLISRFNSGLSFGIDPPEFETARAILEKKIENLDNPSLIIQEDVIDFMASHYCRDIRSLEGALKRLFFCSIMNCTNNIDMAFALESFKDDKKVTTPKTALTKEIILKTTAEFYYLTIDQLISKNKTRKLTTPREMCMYLMRELLDITFSEIGMTFSNRDHSTVMKACARVEAKIAKDSDYKLAINKLKEKLNVH